A section of the Akkermansia muciniphila genome encodes:
- a CDS encoding YdjY domain-containing protein: MFLKFTIALLACSWGLAHAQDVSTPAGGPDAPAPEEAPREVPLPDGKTVPKFEPLDEHRIKIGNVIVNHKERTVSFQAQVNMKEGILEYVCCMPNGKLHESLLVTEADPLHISLGMTLLKFHRFEKFFPVRDENFEWLPFTEPKPADYADCYVQVVMTYTENGKEQKSDFSDIVVNSQTRKGLDPRDWLYTNSFFYEGAYQASLSGEVISIFASRTSPINYIGDFHDGVNDTGWIVNPKKNLPLGTNVTVTISQKPVQPKQ; encoded by the coding sequence ATGTTCCTGAAATTTACGATCGCCCTGCTTGCCTGCTCCTGGGGCCTTGCCCATGCGCAGGATGTCTCCACCCCCGCGGGTGGCCCGGACGCCCCCGCGCCGGAGGAAGCTCCACGGGAAGTCCCCTTGCCGGACGGCAAGACGGTCCCCAAATTCGAACCCCTGGACGAGCACCGCATCAAGATTGGCAACGTGATTGTGAATCATAAGGAACGCACCGTCAGCTTTCAGGCCCAGGTCAACATGAAGGAGGGCATTCTGGAATATGTCTGCTGCATGCCCAACGGCAAGCTGCATGAATCCCTGCTGGTGACGGAGGCGGACCCCCTGCACATCAGCCTGGGCATGACGCTGCTCAAATTCCACCGCTTTGAAAAGTTCTTCCCCGTGCGGGATGAAAACTTTGAATGGCTCCCCTTCACGGAACCCAAGCCTGCGGACTATGCGGACTGTTACGTGCAGGTCGTCATGACTTACACGGAGAACGGCAAGGAACAGAAGAGCGACTTTTCCGACATCGTCGTAAACTCCCAGACCCGGAAGGGGCTGGACCCCAGGGACTGGCTTTACACCAACTCCTTCTTTTACGAAGGCGCCTACCAGGCCAGCCTGAGCGGTGAAGTAATCTCCATCTTCGCCAGCCGCACTTCCCCCATCAACTACATCGGCGACTTCCATGACGGCGTCAACGACACGGGCTGGATTGTCAACCCGAAGAAAAACCTGCCCCTCGGCACCAACGTCACCGTCACCATTTCCCAGAAACCGGTTCAACCCAAGCAATAA
- a CDS encoding prenyltransferase/squalene oxidase repeat-containing protein, translating into MFKSVLTLTLAAALGTAAFGQTTLTAVPGEAAASKYASISQEILRAIEKGNEYLKSKQNPEGYWAQPSYPALTALAVTSYMRDPANQGKPVPEYIRKGYDFILKSQKEDGSIFNRGMSSYNTAVCMMALLAANKEEYAPAILKGRAYLIKQQNHFAPDNPYNGGIGYGDKQAPPIADLSNTSLALEAIYYSQKLAKDGKYGEQPDLDWNAATEFINRCQQNPAVNKEPWVSDDKSQLGGFVYRPGVASAKDKKSAAFDKAEPPKAYGSMTYAGMQSLIYANVDKNDPRVKLALKWLENSYNLDENPGMGVQGLYYYYQAMSKALSAIGIDSLTLEDGRKVDWRDELANKLISIQKSDGSWVNTNNRWWEADPVLVTAYCVLALEQLYHSIPR; encoded by the coding sequence ATGTTTAAATCCGTACTTACATTAACGCTGGCCGCCGCGCTGGGCACAGCCGCCTTCGGCCAGACCACCCTGACGGCCGTCCCCGGAGAAGCGGCCGCCTCCAAATACGCCTCCATCAGCCAGGAAATCCTGCGCGCCATTGAAAAAGGGAACGAATACCTGAAGAGCAAGCAAAACCCGGAAGGCTACTGGGCGCAGCCGTCCTACCCGGCCCTGACGGCCCTGGCCGTCACCTCCTACATGCGCGACCCCGCCAACCAGGGCAAGCCCGTCCCGGAATACATCCGGAAGGGATATGACTTCATCCTGAAATCCCAGAAGGAGGACGGCTCCATCTTCAACCGCGGCATGTCCTCCTACAACACCGCCGTGTGCATGATGGCCCTGCTGGCCGCCAATAAGGAGGAATACGCCCCCGCCATCCTCAAGGGCCGCGCCTACCTCATCAAGCAGCAGAACCACTTTGCGCCGGACAACCCCTACAACGGCGGCATCGGCTACGGGGACAAGCAGGCCCCCCCCATCGCGGACCTTTCCAACACTTCCCTGGCGCTGGAAGCCATTTACTACTCCCAGAAGCTGGCCAAGGACGGAAAGTACGGGGAACAGCCGGACCTGGACTGGAACGCCGCCACGGAATTCATTAACCGCTGCCAGCAGAACCCCGCCGTCAACAAGGAACCCTGGGTGTCTGATGACAAATCCCAGCTCGGCGGCTTCGTATACCGGCCGGGCGTAGCCAGCGCCAAGGACAAAAAGAGTGCCGCGTTTGACAAGGCGGAACCCCCCAAGGCCTACGGCAGCATGACTTATGCCGGCATGCAGTCCCTCATTTACGCCAATGTGGACAAGAATGACCCCCGCGTCAAACTGGCTCTCAAGTGGCTGGAAAACAGCTACAACCTGGATGAAAACCCCGGCATGGGCGTCCAGGGCCTTTATTACTACTACCAGGCCATGTCCAAGGCGCTGAGCGCCATTGGCATTGACTCCCTGACGCTGGAAGACGGCCGCAAGGTGGACTGGCGGGATGAACTGGCCAACAAGCTCATCTCCATCCAGAAGAGCGACGGCTCCTGGGTAAACACCAACAACCGCTGGTGGGAGGCGGACCCCGTGCTGGTCACCGCCTACTGCGTGCTGGCTCTGGAACAGCTGTACCACTCCATTCCCCGGTAA